In a genomic window of Gossypium arboreum isolate Shixiya-1 chromosome 9, ASM2569848v2, whole genome shotgun sequence:
- the LOC108457367 gene encoding growth-regulating factor 3-like isoform X1: protein MDLHLKQWRNQHESEQQPSAKIPKLLLDLDAHHHHHHHPQQQQQHASSEPSALPLFVSESNSKISGSLSAPLPDSNSIGMGSYFSLAQWQELELQALIYRYMLAGAAVPPELLHPIKKSLLYSSSYFLHHYQPALLQSGYWGRAAMDPEPGRCRRTDGKKWRCSRDVVPGQKYCERHVHRGRNRSRKPVEMPTSSSTAAEANNSHVSVTARFGGGGSGCGAVKASSPMTASTLAAVANGPNNFGLSRPSPPVDLLQLNHGSSESKTEPKGLFEAQNEVDDRSDGHILRHFFDDWPRTLQDPDNNGTNASPMNSAPCLTISMPGNSSSDVSLKLSTGNGDSRREHHQQPPLNWAMGGWAASNQVASMGGPLAEALRSSSTSNSSPTSVLHQLPKGSTSEISYIST, encoded by the exons ATGGACTTGCATCTGAAGCAATGGAGAAACCAGCATGAGTCAGAGCAACAACCTTCTGCAAAGATACCAAAACTTCTACTTGACCTTGACGCccatcaccaccaccaccaccacccacAACAGCAACAGCAACACGCATCCTCTGAACCATCTGCTCTCCCCTTGTTTGTATCTGAATCCAACAGCAAAATCAGCGGCAGCCTGTCAGCACCACTTCCTGATTCCAACAGCA TAGGAATGGGAAGCTATTTCAGCTTGGCTCAGTGGCAAGAACTGGAGTTACAAGCATTGATCTACAGATACATGTTGGCAGGCGCTGCTGTTCCTCCCGAACTCCTCCACCCAATCAAGAAAAGCCTTCTTTACTCTTCCTCCTATTTCCTCCACCATTACCAGCCAGCTT TGTTGCAATCAGGGTACTGGGGAAGAGCAGCAATGGATCCGGAGCCTGGCCGTTGCCGGAGAACTGACGGCAAGAAGTGGAGGTGCTCCAGGGACGTGGTGCCCGGACAGAAGTATTGCGAGCGGCACGTGCACCGTGGCCGCAACCGTTCAAGAAAGCCTGTGGAAATGCCCACATCTAGCAGCACCGCCGCTGAAGCTAATAATAGCCATGTCAGTGTAACTGCTCGTTTCGGCGGTGGTGGTAGTGGATGTGGCGCCGTAAAAGCCAGTTCCCCAATGACCGCTTCAACCTTGGCAGCGGTGGCTAACGGTCCCAACAATTTTGGCCTTTCTAGGCCTTCCCCTCCCGTTGATCTTCTTCAGCTTAATCATGG TTCCTCAGAGTCCAAAACTGAACCTAAGGGTCTTTTTGAAGCCCAAAATGAGGTCGATGACAGATCTGATGGTCACATTTTGagacatttttttgatgattggccCAGAACACTACAAGACCCTGACAATAATGGAACTAATGCAAGCCCCATGAATTCTGCCCCATGCCTCACGATTTCTATGCCTGGGAATTCATCCTCGGATGTGTCGTTGAAGCTGTCTACTGGCAATGGCGACAGCAGAAGGGAGCATCATCAGCAGCCACCGTTGAACTGGGCCATGGGAGGATGGGCAGCATCGAACCAGGTGGCTTCCATGGGAGGACCTCTTGCCGAGGCTTTACGATCATCATCCACATCTAATTCATCACCCACTAGTGTTCTGCATCAGTTGCCCAAGGGTTCTACTTCTGAAATTAGCTATATTAGCACTTGA
- the LOC108457367 gene encoding growth-regulating factor 3-like isoform X2 has translation MDLHLKQWRNQHESEQQPSAKIPKLLLDLDAHHHHHHHPQQQQQHASSEPSALPLFVSESNSKISGSLSAPLPDSNSRMGSYFSLAQWQELELQALIYRYMLAGAAVPPELLHPIKKSLLYSSSYFLHHYQPALLQSGYWGRAAMDPEPGRCRRTDGKKWRCSRDVVPGQKYCERHVHRGRNRSRKPVEMPTSSSTAAEANNSHVSVTARFGGGGSGCGAVKASSPMTASTLAAVANGPNNFGLSRPSPPVDLLQLNHGSSESKTEPKGLFEAQNEVDDRSDGHILRHFFDDWPRTLQDPDNNGTNASPMNSAPCLTISMPGNSSSDVSLKLSTGNGDSRREHHQQPPLNWAMGGWAASNQVASMGGPLAEALRSSSTSNSSPTSVLHQLPKGSTSEISYIST, from the exons ATGGACTTGCATCTGAAGCAATGGAGAAACCAGCATGAGTCAGAGCAACAACCTTCTGCAAAGATACCAAAACTTCTACTTGACCTTGACGCccatcaccaccaccaccaccacccacAACAGCAACAGCAACACGCATCCTCTGAACCATCTGCTCTCCCCTTGTTTGTATCTGAATCCAACAGCAAAATCAGCGGCAGCCTGTCAGCACCACTTCCTGATTCCAACAGCA GAATGGGAAGCTATTTCAGCTTGGCTCAGTGGCAAGAACTGGAGTTACAAGCATTGATCTACAGATACATGTTGGCAGGCGCTGCTGTTCCTCCCGAACTCCTCCACCCAATCAAGAAAAGCCTTCTTTACTCTTCCTCCTATTTCCTCCACCATTACCAGCCAGCTT TGTTGCAATCAGGGTACTGGGGAAGAGCAGCAATGGATCCGGAGCCTGGCCGTTGCCGGAGAACTGACGGCAAGAAGTGGAGGTGCTCCAGGGACGTGGTGCCCGGACAGAAGTATTGCGAGCGGCACGTGCACCGTGGCCGCAACCGTTCAAGAAAGCCTGTGGAAATGCCCACATCTAGCAGCACCGCCGCTGAAGCTAATAATAGCCATGTCAGTGTAACTGCTCGTTTCGGCGGTGGTGGTAGTGGATGTGGCGCCGTAAAAGCCAGTTCCCCAATGACCGCTTCAACCTTGGCAGCGGTGGCTAACGGTCCCAACAATTTTGGCCTTTCTAGGCCTTCCCCTCCCGTTGATCTTCTTCAGCTTAATCATGG TTCCTCAGAGTCCAAAACTGAACCTAAGGGTCTTTTTGAAGCCCAAAATGAGGTCGATGACAGATCTGATGGTCACATTTTGagacatttttttgatgattggccCAGAACACTACAAGACCCTGACAATAATGGAACTAATGCAAGCCCCATGAATTCTGCCCCATGCCTCACGATTTCTATGCCTGGGAATTCATCCTCGGATGTGTCGTTGAAGCTGTCTACTGGCAATGGCGACAGCAGAAGGGAGCATCATCAGCAGCCACCGTTGAACTGGGCCATGGGAGGATGGGCAGCATCGAACCAGGTGGCTTCCATGGGAGGACCTCTTGCCGAGGCTTTACGATCATCATCCACATCTAATTCATCACCCACTAGTGTTCTGCATCAGTTGCCCAAGGGTTCTACTTCTGAAATTAGCTATATTAGCACTTGA
- the LOC128280479 gene encoding uncharacterized protein LOC128280479, with translation MAKRSAPRRKDNKVNNTSSFNSKTVTVSQPKVATVGQQSSQKQKSNTRHERMQFIPIPVTCEYHARISEHLIENCTGFKKAVERLIKNGDSKFESTSNTENPLSNHDNQGVNAIVEAGGKRGKENVAEVRIPLKVIWKEMVKRGIITSEKEGNETRNYARNKEVEAPTVPKVIIHKPNPFPYKDDNRVPWNYDCSITVPKGESIASASRGTQNEGSYTRSGKRYDEGGIRMEPTKTKDIEIEKRKATKIPINESVMEEEAKEFLKFLKHSEYSVVEQLRKKLARISVLALLLSSEVHRDALLKVLNETYVTHDISVNKLDRLCKGYTLPSILVDNRSALNVLPLSTLNRLPIDSSHVKACHNVVKAFDGTKRKVIGRIDIPLKIGPNTYEVDFLVMDINPSYNCLLGRLWIHSAGAVPSSLHQKLKLVTDGHLITINAEEDIIAAVTNKAPYVEANEEAIECSFRSLEIVNATFISEGNKVLVPRMSRATRMALQMMMGK, from the exons atggccaaaagatcggccccaagaaGAAAAGACAATAAGGTAAACAACACGAGCAGCTTCAATTCGAAAACAGTCACGGTTAGTCAGCCCAAAGTAGCCACAGTTGGGCAGCAGAGCTCTCAAAAGCAGAAATCTAACACCAGGCATGAGAGGATGCAATTTATACCTATACCTGTGAC GTGTGAGTATCATGCTAGAATATCGGAGCATTTAATTGAGAATTGTACTGGATTCAAGAAAGCCGTAGAGAGGTTGATCAAGAATGGGGATTCGAAATTTGAGAGTACTTCAAATACTGAGAACCCTTTGTCGAATCATGACAATCAAGGAGTAAATGCCATTGTTGAAGCTGGTGGAAAAAGGGGGAAGGAAAATGTTGCTGAAGTAAGGATACCTTTAAAAGTAATCTGGAAAGAGATGGTAAAGAGAGGGATAATAACCTCTGAGAAAGAGGGAAACGAAACGAGAAACTATGCGA GAAATAAGGAAGTAGAGGCACCAACAGTGCCCAAGGTCATCATCCATAAGCCCAATCCTTTTCCTTACAAGGATGACAATAGGGTACCTTGGAACTATGACTGCAGTATAACGGTACCAAAGGGAGAGAGTATAGCCAGCGCGTCCAGGGGCACGCAAAATGAAGGTTCCTATACAAGAAGTGGGAAACGTTATGATGAGGGGGGTATCAGAATGGAGCCCACAAAAACAAAAGATATTGAGATTGAGAAGAGAAAAGCAACCAAAATACCCATTAATGAGTCAGTTATGGAggaagaggctaaggagtttctaaagTTTTTGAAACATAGCGAATATAGCGTGGTCGAGCAGCTGCGTAAGAAACTAGCACGTATATCAGTGTTAGCCCTACTCTTGAGTTCTGAAGTGCATAGGGATGCATTGCTAAAGGTGCTTaatgaaacatatgtcacccatgacatatcaGTTAACAAGCTAGACCGATTG TGTAAAGGATACACATTACCCAGCATACTTGTCGATAATAGGTCTGCTTTGAATGTCCTTCCCTTATCTACCTTGAATCGATTACCTATTGACAGTTCGCATGTGAAGGCATGTCATAATGTGGTAAAAGCCTTCGATGGAACTAAAAGGAAAGTAATAggacgaattgacatccctcTGAAGATTGGACCAAATACGTATGAAGTCGACTTCCTGGTAATGGATATCAAcccctcctataattgtttgtTGGGGAGActatggatacactcggcaggagcggtgcctTCTTCATTacaccaaaaattaaagttagtgacagatggacACTTGATAACCATCAATGCAGAGGAGGACATCATAGCAGCAGTCACCAATAAAGCTCCTTATGTGGAGGCAAATGAGGAGGCTATCGAATGTTCTTTTCGCTCCTTGGAAATTGTCAATGCTACCTTCATTTCAGAGGGAAATAAGGTGTTGGTACCCAGAATGTCTAGAGCAACAAGGATGGCCttgcaaatgatgatggggaaaTGA
- the LOC108457366 gene encoding pleiotropic drug resistance protein 2-like, producing MASALAGDDLLARSMSSGRSYRSWTSASFREVWQAPPEAFGRSGRQDEEEEELRWAAIERLPTYDRLRKGMLTQILDNDKVAHHEVDVAKLGMQAKKQLMASMLKAVEEDNENFLRRLRDRTDRVGIEIPTIEVRFQHLEVEGDTYVGSRALPTLLNVTLNTIESILGLLRLAPSKKRKNQILRDVSGIIKPSRMTLLLGPPGAGKTTLLMALAGKLDRDLRSSGKVTYCGHELNEFVPQRTCAYISQHDLHYGEMTVRETLDFSGRCLGVGTRYEMLSELSRREKEVGIKPDPEIDAFMKATAVAGQETSLVTDYILKILGLDICADIMVGDDMRRGISGGQKKRVTTGEMLVGPAKALFMDEISTGLDSSTTFQICKFMRQMVHIMDVTMIISLLQPAPETFDLFDDVIVLSEGQIVYQGPRESVLDFFEFMGFKCPERKGIADFLQEVTSKKDQQQYWFQKSLPYGYVSVSDFVNGFSCFRIGQQLSMDLKVPYDKTSTHPAALVTKKYGISNWELFKACFAREWLLMKRNSFVYIFKTVQITIMSLIALTVFLRTEMPVGSFENGQKFFGALFFSLINVMFNGTAELAMTVFRLPVFYKQRDFLFYPAWAFGLPIWVLRIPLSLMESGIWIALTYYTIGFAPAASRFFRQFLAFFGIHQMALSLFRFIAAIGRTEVVANTLGTFTLLLVFVLGGFIIAKNDIEPWMIWGYYVSPMMYGQNAIVMNEFLDERWSANNTDPRIDAPTVGKVLLKTRGFFTEEYWFWICVGALFAFSLVFNILFIGALTFLNPLGGSKAVVVNEDEKKTKNPYSGGRIPEGIHMKARNSSNNPRKGMVLPFQPLSLAFNHVNYYVDMPAEMKTQGIEVDRLQLLRDVSGAFRPGILTALVGVSGAGKTTLMDVLAGRKTGGYIKGHISISGYTKNQATFARVSGYCEQNDIHSPHVTVYESLLYSAWLRLASDTDTSTRKMFVEEVMELVELKPLRNALVGLPGIEGLSTEQRKRLTIAVELVANPSIIFMDEPTSGLDARAAAIVMRTVRNTVDTGRTVVCTIHQPSIDIFEAFDELLLMKRGGQVIYSGPLGRHSHKLIEYFEAVQGVPKIRDGYNPATWMLEVSAPSVEAQLDVDFADIYANSSLYRMNQELIKELSAPAPGTKDLFFPTQYSQPFLTQCKACFWKQHWSYWRNPQYNAIRFFMTTVIGILFGIIFWNKGQRISRQQDLMNLLGAMYSAVLFLGATNAAAVQSVVAIERTVFYRERAAGMYSELPYAFAQVAIEIIYTAIQTLIYTLLIYSMIGFEWTPVKFLWFYYYILTCFIYFTLYGMMVVALTPGHQIAAIVMSFFLSFWNLFSGFLIPRTQIPIWWRWYYWASPVAWTLYGLVTSQVGDKDGPLEVPGRQNMTVEGFLKEDLGFEYSFLPAVAVAHVGWCLLFFFVFAYGIRFLNYQRR from the exons ATGGCTTCAGCTCTTGCTGGAGATGATCTACTAGCAAGGTCGATGAGCAGCGGAAGGAGCTATCGGAGCTGGACCTCAGCCAGCTTCAGGGAGGTTTGGCAAGCTCCGCCGGAAGCGTTTGGCAGGAGTGGACGTCAAGATGAGGAGGAGGAGGAACTACGTTGGGCGGCTATAGAGAGGTTACCCACGTATGATCGGTTGAGAAAAGGGATGTTGACACAGATTCTTGATAACGACAAAGTGGCTCACCATGAAGTTGATGTAGCTAAGCTTGGAATGCAAGCTAAGAAGCAGTTAATGGCTAGTATGTTGAAAGCTGTTGAAGAAGATAATGAAAACTTCTTGAGAAGATTAAGGGACAGAACCGATAG AGTGGGGATCGAGATTCCAACCATTGAAGTTCGGTTTCAGCATTTGGAAGTTGAAGGAGATACATATGTTGGAAGCAGAGCTCTGCCTACTCTTCTCAATGTTACCTTGAACACCATAGAG AGCATTCTCGGATTGCTTCGGCTTGCACCATCTAAGAAGAGAAAAAATCAGATACTTAGAGACGTTAGCGGCATAATCAAACCTTCGAG GATGACTCTGCTTCTAGGTCCTCCAGGAGCTGGAAAAACAACGTTGTTGATGGCACTCGCTGGAAAGCTTGATCGTGATCTAAGG TCATCTGGGAAAGTCACTTATTGCGGTCACGAATTGAATGAATTTGTTCCTCAAAGAACATGCGCTTATATTAGTCAACACGATCTTCACTATGGCGAAATGACAGTGAGGGAGACATTGGATTTTTCGGGACGTTGTTTGGGTGTGGGTACCCGATATGAAATGCTTTCGGAGTTGTCCAGGAGAGAGAAGGAAGTTGGAATTAAGCCTGATCCTGAGATTGATGCTTTCATGAAAGCCACAGCAGTTGCGGGCCAAGAAACAAGCTTGGTCACCGATTATATTCTAAAG ATACTTGGATTGGATATTTGTGCGGATATCATGGTCGGAGATGATATGCGTCGGGGTATTTCCGGTGGGCAAAAGAAGCGTGTCACCACAG GAGAAATGTTGGTCGGACCAGCAAAGGCTTTATTTATGGATGAAATATCAACAGGATTGGATAGTTCAACTACTTTCCAGATTTGCAAGTTCATGAGACAAATGGTTCATATCATGGATGTAACCATGATcatttctcttctacaaccagcGCCGGAGACATTCGATCTATTCGATGACGTTATCGTACTCTCAGAGGGTCAAATTGTCTACCAGGGTCCACGTGAGAGTGTCCTGGATTTCTTCGAATTCATGGGCTTCAAATGTCCTGAAAGAAAAGGAATTGCAGACTTTCTGCAAGAAGTAACATCCAAGAAAGACCAACAACAATACTGGTTCCAAAAGAGCCTACCTTACGGATATGTTTCAGTTTCTGACTTTGTTAATGGCTTCAGTTGCTTCCGCATTGGTCAGCAACTTTCAATGGATCTTAAGGTTCCTTATGACAAAACTAGTACCCACCCTGCTGCTTTAGTTACTAAAAAATATGGAATTTCCAATTGGGAACTGTTCAAGGCGTGCTTTGCAAGGGAATGGCTGCTAATGAAGCGAAACTCGTTCGTGTACATTTTTAAGACTGTCCAAATAACAATCATGTCATTGATTGCCTTGACTGTGTTTCTAAGAACTGAAATGCCAGTTGGATCCTTCGAAAATGGTCAAAAATTCTTTGGGGCCTTGTTTTTCAGTCTAATCAATGTGATGTTCAATGGAACGGCGGAACTTGCAATGACGGTTTTCAGGCTACCAGTGTTCTATAAACAAAGGGACTTCTTGTTTTATCCCGCGTGGGCTTTTGGTTTGCCAATTTGGGTGCTTAGAATCCCACTGTCACTAATGGAATCAGGGATTTGGATTGCTCTAACATACTATACAATTGGCTTTGCTCCAGCTGCTAGCAG GTTTTTCCGACAGTTCTTGGCATTCTTTGGCATCCATCAGATGGCTTTGTCGCTCTTTAGGTTCATTGCTGCAATAGGAAGAACAGAAGTGGTGGCAAACACCTTGGGTACCTTCACCTTGTTATTGGTTTTTGTACTTGGAGGTTTTATCATTGCCAAAA ATGACATTGAGCCATGGATGATCTGGGGCTACTATGTTTCTCCTATGATGTATGGACAAAATGCCATCGTcatgaatgaattccttgatgAAAGATGGAGTGCG AACAATACAGACCCCAGAATTGATGCACCAACAGTGGGTAAAGTTCTTCTTAAGACCAGAGGCTTCTTCACCGAAGAATATTGGTTTTGGATTTGTGTTGGAGCACTCTTCGCATTCTCCCTTGTCTTCAACATTTTATTTATTGGAGCTTTGACTTTCCTGAATC CTCTGGGTGGTTCCAAAGCAGTAGTTGTCAATGAAGATGAAAAGAAGACTAAAAACCCATACTCGGGTGGAAGAATACCGGAAG GTATTCATATGAAAGCAAGAAACTCTTCGAACAATCCTAGAAAAGGCATGGTTTTGCCTTTCCAACCCCTTTCGCTTGCGTTCAACCATGTTAACTACTATGTTGATATGCCTGCT GAAATGAAGACTCAAGGCATAGAAGTAGATCGCCTTCAGCTGCTTCGAGATGTTAGTGGTGCTTTCAGACCAGGAATATTGACAGCGTTAGTGGGTGTGAGTGGTGCTGGAAAGACAACCCTGATGGATGTTTTAGCAGGGAGGAAAACAGGCGGATACATTAAGGGACATATCAGTATCTCAGGTTACACCAAGAACCAAGCAACCTTTGCTCGTGTCAGCGGTTACTGTGAACAAAATGACATTCACTCCCCACATGTCACCGTTTACGAATCACTCTTGTACTCAGCTTGGCTCCGTCTTGCTTCCGACACAGATACCAGCACTAGAAAG ATGTTTGTTGAGGAAGTTATGGAGTTGGTCGAGCTCAAACCACTAAGGAATGCTTTAGTTGGTCTTCCTGGAATTGAAGGCCTTTCAACTGAACAAAGGAAAAGGTTGACAATAGCCGTAGAGTTGGTTGCTAATCCTTCTATCATCTTCATGGATGAGCCAACTTCAGGGCTTGATGCCCGGGCTGCAGCCATCGTTATGCGAACAGTGAGAAACACTGTGGACACAGGGAGGACTGTTGTCTGCACAATTCATCAGCCTAGTATTGACATATTTGAAGCATTTGATGAG TTGTTGTTAATGAAAAGAGGAGGGCAAGTCATTTATTCTGGACCTCTTGGTCGCCATTCTCACAAGCTTATAGAATATTTTGAG GCCGTCCAAGGGGTTCCGAAGATCAGAGATGGATACAATCCGGCGACATGGATGCTTGAAGTCAGTGCTCCATCTGTCGAGGCTCAATTGGATGTGGATTTTGCTGATATTTACGCCAATTCATCACTTTATCG GATGAACCAAGAACTTATCAAAGAGCTGAGTGCACCAGCACCTGGCACCAAGGATCTCTTCTTCCCAACACAATATTCTCAGCCATTCCTCACCCAATGCAAGGCTTGCTTTTGGAAACAACACTGGTCTTACTGGAGGAACCCTCAATACAATGCCATCAGGTTTTTTATGACAACAGTTATCGGCATCTTATTTGGTATTATCTTCTGGAACAAAGGACAACGGAT ATCAAGACAACAAGATCTGATGAATCTTCTCGGAGCAATGTATTCAGCCGTGCTTTTCCTCGGAGCAACCAATGCTGCTGCTGTTCAATCTGTTGTTGCAATAGAGAGAACAGTCTTCTACCGGGAAAGAGCAGCTGGAATGTATTCTGAATTGCCTTATGCATTCGCTCAG GTGGCAATAGAGATAATCTATACTGCAATTCAAACTCTCATTTATACATTACTTATTTACTCGATGATAGGATTTGAGTGGACGCCTGTGAAATTCTTATGGTTCTACTACTACATATTAACATGCTTTATCTACTTCACCTTGTATGGAATGATGGTCGTCGCTCTAACTCCTGGTCATCAAATTGCCGCCATTGTCATGTCATTCTTCCTAAGTTTTTGGAACTTGTTCTCTGGTTTTCTCATTCCTAGGACT CAAATCCCTATATGGTGGAGGTGGTATTATTGGGCATCTCCAGTGGCTTGGACACTATATGGCCTTGTGACGTCTCAAGTGGGTGACAAGGACGGTCCTCTTGAGGTCCCTGGACGGCAAAATATGACCGTAGAGGGCTTCCTTAAAGAAGATTTGGGTTTTGAATACAGCTTTCTTCCAGCAGTTGCCGTGGCTCATGTTGGATGGTGTCTCCTTTTCTTCTTCGTATTTGCCTATGGTATCAGGTTCCTCAACTACCAAAGGAGATAG